CAGAACATTTTCCTGAACCGGGAGCCCCGCCGCCTGTCGATCTTGGTCGACGAGCGCAGGGAAATCGCACAGGCAGCCGAGATCATCGGCCAGCTCAACCTCAGGGTTGATCCGAGGACACCTGTTTTTGAACTCAGCCCCGGCCAGGCCCAGCTGACCGAAATCGCCAAGGCCATCCACCAGGACGCCAGGATCCTTATCCTCGACGAACCAACCTCGTCGCTGAGCGCACAGGAAGCCGATACTCTGTTCGGCATGTTGAATAAGCTCACTGCGGCGGGAACAGCCGTGATCTACGTTTCGCATCGCATGACCGAGATCATGACCATCGCCGACGAGATTACAATACTGCGCGACGGTCAGAACGTGACCTCCGGGAAGACATCCGAATTCACGCTCGACTCGATCGTGCAGCACATGGTCGGCAAGCGTGTCACCGGCTTCCAATACCAGGCGCGCCCTATTGATCGCAGCGGCAAACCCGCGCTGAGCGTACGTGGCCTTTCGGGCCCCTCGGGAAAACCCAGCGATGTCAGCTTCGACCTCCACAAGGGCGAGATTGTGGGAATAGCAGGCCTCATGGGCGCGGGCCGGAGCGAGCTTGCCCGCCTCCTTTTCGGCGTCGATAAGAAAACTGCGGGAACCGTACAACTCGGAGGCACTGCCGTTGAGTTCAAGTCGCCTTCGGATGCCATTAAGGCGGGCATCGTGCTTGTTCCGGAGAGCCGCCACGAGGAAGGTCTGGTTGTCGAGCACAGCGTCGGCGATAATCTTGGACTGCCGCAGATCGGTCAGCTCGTCCGCGGTCCCTTCATCGACCGTCGACGCGAGGGAACGCTGACCTCCGATCTCATCAAGCAATTGCGGATCAAGACGCCGTCCGCTGACAACAAGGTCAGGAACCTTTCCGGCGGCAACCAGCAGAAGATCGTTATCGCCAAATGGCTGGCGGTTGATCCCTCGGTTGTCATTCTCGACGAACCGACAGCAGGCGTCGACATCGGTTCAAAGGCCGAGATCGTAGAACTCATTCGGACCGTCGCCTCCTCCGGGAAGTCCGTCATCGTCATCTCGTCGGAACCTGCCGAGCTTCTGGCAACGAGCGACCGCATCCTTGTCATGAACAACGGACGACTCGCGCGCGAAATCGAGCGCGACGAAATCGAGAGCTGGGCCACGATTGCCGGCGACGAAACTCAATCTCCGCTGATCCGCACCGAACTCGGTCTGCAGGTCGCGATTCAGAAGGCAACCCAAAATGTCCACTGAAGCCAAGACATTGAACACAGAGGCGGATGCAACCCACATGCGGCCGTGGCACAGCAACTGGCGCGACTACGTCGTCTACATCGGCTTCGTCGTCATCTTCATCGTCTTCGCCATCCTGCTGCAGGATCGCGGATTCCTATCTTCAAACAACCTGCTCAATATCCTGCGGCAGACTGCGATCGTCGCCATCGTTTCCATGGCAATGTCGTTCGTTCTCTCGGCGGGCGAGATCGACCTCTCCGTCGGAGCCATTGCCGGACTGTCGTCCGTGGTCGCTGGCCTGGTGCTGAGCCAGTATGGTCTGTTCCCCGGCATTCTCGCGGGCTTGGCCCTCGGGCTGCTGGTAGGCGCCATAAACGGCGGCCTAACTGCCTATCTCAACATCCCGTCGTTCTTGGTGACGCTCGGCATGATGGGGATCGCGCGAGGGGTCGGAATGTGGGTGAGCGGCACCTCGCCTGTTCCGATCATCAACGACACGTTCATTTTCGTCTTTGGTTCGGGCAACATCGGCCCTGTTCCTGTCCTCGTTATCTGGGTCGCCGTTCTGGGCATCATCGCCCATATCGCGCTCCGCAAGACACCGTTCGGCCGCAAGGTAATGTCGGCAGGCGGAAACTCGATCGCGGCTCGCTACAGCGGCGTCGATGTCCGGAAAATCAAGTTCCAGGTGCTGCTACTGACGGGGATGGCCGCTGCAATCGCGGGCATGCTCTATGCTGGACGCCTGCAGTCTGGACGCTTCCAGCTTGGCGAAGGCGACGAGCTGTCTGTCATTGCAGCCGTGGTTCTCGGCGGCACCAGCCTATTCGGCGGACGCGGCACCGTGATCGGTTCCATCGTCGGTGCCCTGCTCATCGGTGTCATCAACAACGGTCTTATCCTTGGCGGCCTCGACTACAGCCAGCAGCTCATCGCACGTGGAATGCTCATCATCCTGGCCGTCGCGGTCGGCCGAAGCCGCTAACGAGGAAGGTTCTACGGAGGTATTACAATATGAGAGTTTTAGTAACAGGCGGCAGCGGCAAATTGGGTAGAGCCACGATCAAGCATCTGATTGAAAGTGGCCACGACGTCATCAACGCGGATACGATCGCTCCGCCAGAAAACCTCTGCCCCTTCGTCAAGGTCGATTTCGAGGATATGCGCGCCACGATCGAGGCGATCAGTGGCTTTGATTGGGACCACAATCGCAACACTGAAGCCGTCGTCCATCTAGCCGCTGTGCCGATGCCGGGACGAGTTGCTCCTGCTGACGTTTTCCGGGTTAACACCATCTCGACGTTCAATGTTTTCGAGTCATGCCGATTGCTCGGCATCAAGAACATCGTGTGGGCGTCGAGCGAGACCCTGCTCGGCATCCCTTACGAGATCAAGCCTGACTATCTGCCGGCGGACGAGAATTACCAGTCGCGCCCGGAAACGTCCTATTCCCTGTCAAAGCATCTCGGCGAGGAGATGGCAAAGCAGTATTGCCGCTGGGACAGCCAGCTCAAGATTGTTTGCCTACGCTTCTCCAACGTTATGGACGAGAGCGAGTATGCCGACTTTCCGGCCTTCGAGAAGGACCCTGGCAGCAGGCGCTTCAACCTTTGGACCTATATCGACGCCCGCGACGGGGCACAGGCGATCCGACGCTCGCTCGAGTGGAGCGGCAAAGGTGCCGAGGTCTTCATCATCGCAAACGACGATGGGGTCATGACCACCTCCAACGAGGAACTCGTCAGGAAGTGGTATCCGGGGGTGCCGTTCAGGAAGCAGATCGGGAAGAACGAAACCTTGCTGTCCATCGACAAAGCAAAGAGCGTTCTCGGATACCAGCCTGAACATAGCTGGCGAAAATATGTAGGCTCCTGAGAAATCAGCCAGCTTGAAGGGAAAGAAAATGCCGACCAGGAAACAGACAGCACCGGTCTCAGAGATCAAAGAGGACGCCTTCGCGAAAACAATGACCGCGACAGCGCACCTTCGGTTGCGGCAGCTCATCCTGGATAACAAGTGGGCACCCGGTTACCAGGCGACCGAACAGGAAGTCGCGTCCCAGTTGGGAATGAGCCGGACGCCCGTGAGGGAGGCGCTCATGCGCCTCCAGCAGGACGGACTTGTCTCGGTTATCCCGAGGCATGGAATGCGGGTTCTGCCGATTTCTATTTCTGACATGAAAGAAATTTATGAAATCCTGACGTCGCTGGAAAGTACAGCCGCAGAACTGGCCGCCAGCCGCCAGCTTTCCGAGGATCAGCTCCGGGGTCTCGAAAAGGCCACGGCCGATATGGACCATGCGCTTTCGCAAGATGACTTGGAGCACTGGGCGCAGGCGGACGCGAGATTTCATGAGCAACTGCTCGAACTTGGCGGCAACCAGATGCTCAAGTCGGTCGTCCTCAATTTCATCGACCGCGCACATCGCGTCAGGATGGTGACGCTGAAGATGCGTCCCAAGCCGGTTAACTCAACCCGCGAACATGCAGAACTCGTGCAAGCGATCCGCGAAGGCGACCGCGAAAAGGCAAGAAACATTCACAAGGCGCACCGGGAACGGGCAGGCAAGGAACTGCTCGACCTCCTCGAGCGCCTCGGCCTCAACCACCTCTAGGACAGGTTTCAAATGTCATCGTTGAACAACACCCTCAAGATCGCGGTCCTTCCCGGCGACGGGATCGGCAGGGAAGTCATGCCTGCCTGCCTGGAATTGATCGACGCCGCCATCGGCCAGGCGGGCGCGCCACCGCTCGTGTTCGAGACGCATCAGGCCGGTGCGCAGTACTACGCGGAAACCGGCGAGGCCCTGCCCGCCGCCGCACTCGAGGCCTGCCGGACATCCGACGCAATCCTCTTCGGCGCGATGGGCTGGCCCGACATCCGCTTCCCGGACGGAACGGAAATCATTCCGCAGCTCGACCTGCGCATGGAGTTCGGCCTATTTGCGGGTGTCCGTCCGATCCGGTGGTTTCCCGGTCTCCCGAAAGTGCTTTCCGATCCTCGCGCCGAAGGAATTGACTTCGTGCTGGTCCGCGAGCAGACAGAAGGCCTGTTTTATGCGCGCGGCCGCGGCGAGGTCCTAAACGACCAGGAGGCCTACGACACGATGCAGATCACGCGGGCCGGCACCGAGCGCGTAACCGAATTCGCTTTCCAGCTCGCCGCCCAGCGCAAACGTCGCGGCAAGCCCGGCACGGTGACCTGCGTCGACAAGGCGAATGTCTTCAGTTCGATGGCTTTCTTCCGGAAGGTCTTCGATGAGATCGCCGCCAAGCACCCCGAGTTGCAGAAGGACTATGCCTATGTCGACGCGCTGGCGCTCAACATGGTGAAGAAGCCGTGGACGCTCGACGTGCTGGTGACCGAGAACATGTTCGGCGACATCCTTTCCGACCTTGCGGCCGGCCTGATCGGCGGCATGGGGATGGCCCCTTCGGCGGACATCGGTGATACCCACGGCCTCTTCCAGCCGGCACACGGGACCGCTCCCGATATCGCGGGCAAGGGCGTTGCCAATCCGGGCGCAATGTTCCTGTCGGGAGCGATGATGCTCGACTGGCTGGCGGTAAAGCACGGCGATCAGCGGCTTGCTGACGCCGCCGGGCTGATCGAGGCGGCGGTCGAATACACCTTGTCGACCAAGACCGCGGTTCCAATGGAGTATGGCGGAAGCGCCAATTGCGCGGAAATGACGCGCAGCGTGATCGGCGCTCTGGGTGCCGTTCGCAAGGAGGTCGCATGAGTCCGGCATCCACAGGCTTCGTCGTGGTCGTAGAGTTCGTCGTTCAAAGTCAGTTCGCCGATAATTTCCATGCGGAGATGATCGAGAATGCCGCGACGTCGCTACGCGACGAACCGAACTGCGAAGTGTTCGATGTCTGCCGCGATCCTGAGCGGCCGGAGCGCACCTACCTCTATGAAGTCTACGGTTCAAGAGCCGATTTCGACTTCCACCTGAAGACGCCGCACTTTCTGAGCTTTGATGCGATGGTTCGAGACTGGGTGGCCGAAAAGCGAGTGGAAACGTTCGAGCGCGTTTCGTCCCACAAGAAGGAGGGCGCTAGATGACTAGCGGCGTCAAGGCCATTGTCTTCGACACGTTCGGCACGGTCGTCGACTGGCGGGCCTCCATCATCCGCGATCTCACCGGCTGGGGCGCGGCGGAGGGCCTGCAGATCGACTGGGCCGGCCTCGTCGACCGCTGGCGAGACCGTTACAATCCCCAGAAGGCGCGGGTGCGCAGCGGCGAGTTGCCGTGGACGAACCTGGACGAACTCCACTTCGATGCCTTGAAGGCAGTGTTCGCAGAGATGGGACTGGCCGAACTCGACCACGACCGGATGATGCACGTCAACAGGGTCTGGCATCGCCTGGACGGCTGGCCCGACGCATCGCGCGGGCTGCACCGGCTGAAGTCGAAGTTTATCATCGGCCCGCTGTCCAACGCCAATGTCGCGATTCTCGTCAACATGGCAAAGCATGCCGACTTGCCCTGGGACAACGTGTTTTCCTGCGAGCTTTTCCAGCACTACAAGCCCGATCCGGAGACCTACCTCGGGGTCTGCAAACTCCTTTATCTGGAGCCCGGGGCCGTCATGATGTGCGCTGCCCACAACTACGACCTTGCCGCCGCGCGCAGCCTTGGCCTTAGAACCGCATTCATCGCAAGACCCACCGAATACGGCGAGGGTCAGACCACCGACCTCACAGCCGAGCAGGGCTGGGATTACGTCGCCGACGATCTCGAAGACCTCGCTCGACAACTCGGATGCTAGAAGAGAGAAAGACAATGCAGACCTACAAGATGTTCATCGACGGCAAGTGGGAAGACGCTGCCAACGGAGACACGTTCGAGACGAAGAACCCTTTCAACGGGCAAGCTTGGGCCGCTATTCCGAAGGGCGGCAAGCAAGACGCCGAACGAGCAGTCGAGGCTGCGCACCGCGCCTTCACGAGCGGTCCGTGGCCGAAGCTCACCGCGAGCGCCCGCGGACATCTTCTTCGGCGTCTTGGCGACCTGATCGCCGAGAATGCGGAGCATCTCGCGACGATCGAGGTTACGGACAACGGCAAGCTCATCAACGAGATGCTGTTTCAGCTCAAGTACATCCCGCAGTGGTACTACTACTTCGGCGGGCTGGCGGACAAGATCGAAGGAGCGGTCATCCCGATCGACAAGGCGGACACCTTCAACTTCACTCGAAACGAGCCGCTCGGCGTCTGCGTCGGGATCACGCCGTGGAACTCCCCTCTGCTGCTGCTCGCCTACAAGCTGGCGCCGGCTCTCGCCGCAGGGAACACCTTCGTGGCAAAGCCCTCGGAGTTCACGTCTGCTTCGACACTTGAGTTCGCAAAGCTTGTCGAACAGGCCGGCTTTCCCGCGGGCGTCTTTAACGTCGTCACAGGTTTCGGCGCGGATGTCGGCGAGACGTTGACCACCCACAAATACGTCGCCAAGATCGCTTTCACGGGAAGCGAAGCCACCGGGCGCAAGATCGGCGAGCTTGCAGCGCGCAACTTCAAGAAGGTTACGCTTGAACTCGGCGGCAAGAGCCCGCACATCGTCTTCGACGATGCGGAGATCGAC
The Rhizobium sp. CCGE531 genome window above contains:
- a CDS encoding GntR family transcriptional regulator gives rise to the protein MPTRKQTAPVSEIKEDAFAKTMTATAHLRLRQLILDNKWAPGYQATEQEVASQLGMSRTPVREALMRLQQDGLVSVIPRHGMRVLPISISDMKEIYEILTSLESTAAELAASRQLSEDQLRGLEKATADMDHALSQDDLEHWAQADARFHEQLLELGGNQMLKSVVLNFIDRAHRVRMVTLKMRPKPVNSTREHAELVQAIREGDREKARNIHKAHRERAGKELLDLLERLGLNHL
- a CDS encoding haloacid dehalogenase type II, encoding MTSGVKAIVFDTFGTVVDWRASIIRDLTGWGAAEGLQIDWAGLVDRWRDRYNPQKARVRSGELPWTNLDELHFDALKAVFAEMGLAELDHDRMMHVNRVWHRLDGWPDASRGLHRLKSKFIIGPLSNANVAILVNMAKHADLPWDNVFSCELFQHYKPDPETYLGVCKLLYLEPGAVMMCAAHNYDLAAARSLGLRTAFIARPTEYGEGQTTDLTAEQGWDYVADDLEDLARQLGC
- a CDS encoding isocitrate/isopropylmalate dehydrogenase family protein: MSSLNNTLKIAVLPGDGIGREVMPACLELIDAAIGQAGAPPLVFETHQAGAQYYAETGEALPAAALEACRTSDAILFGAMGWPDIRFPDGTEIIPQLDLRMEFGLFAGVRPIRWFPGLPKVLSDPRAEGIDFVLVREQTEGLFYARGRGEVLNDQEAYDTMQITRAGTERVTEFAFQLAAQRKRRGKPGTVTCVDKANVFSSMAFFRKVFDEIAAKHPELQKDYAYVDALALNMVKKPWTLDVLVTENMFGDILSDLAAGLIGGMGMAPSADIGDTHGLFQPAHGTAPDIAGKGVANPGAMFLSGAMMLDWLAVKHGDQRLADAAGLIEAAVEYTLSTKTAVPMEYGGSANCAEMTRSVIGALGAVRKEVA
- a CDS encoding NAD(P)-dependent oxidoreductase, coding for MRVLVTGGSGKLGRATIKHLIESGHDVINADTIAPPENLCPFVKVDFEDMRATIEAISGFDWDHNRNTEAVVHLAAVPMPGRVAPADVFRVNTISTFNVFESCRLLGIKNIVWASSETLLGIPYEIKPDYLPADENYQSRPETSYSLSKHLGEEMAKQYCRWDSQLKIVCLRFSNVMDESEYADFPAFEKDPGSRRFNLWTYIDARDGAQAIRRSLEWSGKGAEVFIIANDDGVMTTSNEELVRKWYPGVPFRKQIGKNETLLSIDKAKSVLGYQPEHSWRKYVGS
- a CDS encoding antibiotic biosynthesis monooxygenase, with amino-acid sequence MSPASTGFVVVVEFVVQSQFADNFHAEMIENAATSLRDEPNCEVFDVCRDPERPERTYLYEVYGSRADFDFHLKTPHFLSFDAMVRDWVAEKRVETFERVSSHKKEGAR
- a CDS encoding sugar ABC transporter ATP-binding protein, producing the protein MNTQAVTETLAAVRMSDVRKSFGGVHALRGVSLTIQPGTIHALVGENGAGKSTLLKILQGVVTPTEGSIEVFGEYMSSSSPENSRRLGIEMIFQDLSLIPTLSVAQNIFLNREPRRLSILVDERREIAQAAEIIGQLNLRVDPRTPVFELSPGQAQLTEIAKAIHQDARILILDEPTSSLSAQEADTLFGMLNKLTAAGTAVIYVSHRMTEIMTIADEITILRDGQNVTSGKTSEFTLDSIVQHMVGKRVTGFQYQARPIDRSGKPALSVRGLSGPSGKPSDVSFDLHKGEIVGIAGLMGAGRSELARLLFGVDKKTAGTVQLGGTAVEFKSPSDAIKAGIVLVPESRHEEGLVVEHSVGDNLGLPQIGQLVRGPFIDRRREGTLTSDLIKQLRIKTPSADNKVRNLSGGNQQKIVIAKWLAVDPSVVILDEPTAGVDIGSKAEIVELIRTVASSGKSVIVISSEPAELLATSDRILVMNNGRLAREIERDEIESWATIAGDETQSPLIRTELGLQVAIQKATQNVH
- a CDS encoding aldehyde dehydrogenase; translated protein: MQTYKMFIDGKWEDAANGDTFETKNPFNGQAWAAIPKGGKQDAERAVEAAHRAFTSGPWPKLTASARGHLLRRLGDLIAENAEHLATIEVTDNGKLINEMLFQLKYIPQWYYYFGGLADKIEGAVIPIDKADTFNFTRNEPLGVCVGITPWNSPLLLLAYKLAPALAAGNTFVAKPSEFTSASTLEFAKLVEQAGFPAGVFNVVTGFGADVGETLTTHKYVAKIAFTGSEATGRKIGELAARNFKKVTLELGGKSPHIVFDDAEIDNAVNGVISGIFAATGQTCIAGSRLLVQRKIHDQFLEKIVNLAKTARMGDPLLTSTQVGPVTTPPQLEKILGYIDIAKGEGAECVLGGGRPDNPELSRGWFVEPTIFSGVRNDMRIAQEEVFGPVLAVIPFDSDEEAVHIANDTNYGLAAGFWTQDMRRILKVSAAIQAGTVWVNTYRVISYMSPLGGYKHSGIGRENGIASIQNYMQTKSVMISTAEDVANPFIMR
- a CDS encoding ABC transporter permease, with translation MSTEAKTLNTEADATHMRPWHSNWRDYVVYIGFVVIFIVFAILLQDRGFLSSNNLLNILRQTAIVAIVSMAMSFVLSAGEIDLSVGAIAGLSSVVAGLVLSQYGLFPGILAGLALGLLVGAINGGLTAYLNIPSFLVTLGMMGIARGVGMWVSGTSPVPIINDTFIFVFGSGNIGPVPVLVIWVAVLGIIAHIALRKTPFGRKVMSAGGNSIAARYSGVDVRKIKFQVLLLTGMAAAIAGMLYAGRLQSGRFQLGEGDELSVIAAVVLGGTSLFGGRGTVIGSIVGALLIGVINNGLILGGLDYSQQLIARGMLIILAVAVGRSR